A single window of Doryrhamphus excisus isolate RoL2022-K1 chromosome 5, RoL_Dexc_1.0, whole genome shotgun sequence DNA harbors:
- the lpxn gene encoding leupaxin isoform X2, producing MSLGSQNAEFSPLFTTSPREQRKAKDGQQETSLDLNAKASAESKDADSIDNLLGGLTTDLEKIGVRTTAKGHCTACNKAIVGKMITAMGETWHPEHFVCAVCKTELSTTGYFEREGRPYCTKDYHQLFSPRCAYCKGPIVQNILTALDQTWHPDHFFCTHCGDFFGDDGFLEKDGKPYCRKDFYHLFAPKCAGCGESVMEKYLTAANGTWHLECFVCADCLKPFSDGRFMELDGRPLCQTHFHSRQGTLCGSCRKPIVGRCVSALDSKFHPEHFVCAFCLRQLSQGIFKEHKGKPYCSACHNKLFV from the exons ATGAGTCTGGGATCTCAG AATGCAGAATTTTCACCACTTTTCACCACTTCACCACGAGAGCAGAGGAAAGCAAAAGATGGACAACAGGAGACCAGTTTGGATTTAAATGCAAAGGCTTCAGCAGAGAGCAAAGATGCAGACAGTATAGACAATCTTCTTGGCGGGCTGACAACTGACCTGGAAAAGATCGGCGTCCGCACCACAGCCAAGGGTCACTGTACTGCCTGTAACAAAGCCATTGTGGGGAAG ATGATCACGGCCATGGGTGAAACATGGCACCCGGAGCACTTTGTGTGTGCGGTGTGTAAGACAGAGCTGAGCACCACAGGTTACTTTGAGAGGGAAGGACGTCCATACTGCACAAAAGACTATCATCAACTCTTCTCGCCACGCTGTGCCTACTGCAAAGGACCTATTGTACAG AACATCCTGACAGCTTTGGACCAGACGTGGCATCCTGACCACTTCTTCTGTACGCACTGCGGAGACTTCTTTGGAGATGATG GTTTCCTTGAGAAGGATGGGAAGCCATATTGTCGCAAAGACTTCTACCACCTCTTTGCTCCCAAGTGTGCAGGCTGTGGGGAGTCAGTGATGGAGAAGTACCTGACTGCAGCTAACGGCACATGGCATCTGGAGTGTTTCGTTTGTGCG GACTGTCTGAAGCCCTTCTCCGATGGCCGTTTCATGGAGCTGGACGGTCGGCCGCTCTGCCAGACGCACTTCCACTCCCGACAGGGCACTCTGTGCGGCAGCTGCCGTAAGCCCATCGTGGGTCGCTGTGTCTCGGCTCTGGACAGCAAGTTTCACCCAGAACACTTTGTGTGCGCGTTCTGTCTGAGGCAGCTCAGCCAAGGAATCTTTAAAGAGCACAAAGGCAAACCGTACTGCTCAGCCTGCCATAACAAACTCTTTGTGTGA